ACAGTTAGTTTCCCGCCACCGTCATTTTGGAAATTTTAATCGTCGGCGACGCGATCCGGCCGCGCATTTCCAAGTCGCTGCCGACCATTTCGATGTTTTTGAAAATCTCTTTCAAGTTGCCGGCGATGGTCACTTCTTCGACGGGATAGGTGAGCTTGCCGTTTTCGATCCACAAACCGGCGGCGCCGCGGGAATAGTCGCCGGTCACCATGTTGACGCCGAAGCCGATCAGCTCGGTGACGTAAAAGCCGTTCTTGACCGAGCCGATGATTTCCTCCGGCCCGTGCGTACCGGCGGCAAAGTAGAAATTGGTCGGCGACACGCCGGGAGGTTCGCCGACCGATCGCGACGCATTGCCGGTGGAGGGCATGCCAAGCTTTTTGCCGCTGTAAGTATCGAGCAAATAGCTCTGCAACTTGCCATTTTCGACGATGACTTTCTTGCTGATGGGCAATCCCTCGGCATCGAAGGGCTTGGAACCCAGCGCGCCGGCGATCGTGCCATCGTCGATCACGGTCACATTTTCCGATGCAATCTGTTCGCCCAATTTGCCGGCCAAAAACGACGCGCCTTTGTACAAAGCATAACCGGAGATCGCCGAAGATAAGTTGCGCAGGAGCGAGCCGGCGATTTCCGGCTCGAAAATAATCGGCACTTCACACGTCGCCACTTTGCGCGCGCCGAGGCGCCGCACCGTGCGCTCGGCAGCGCGTTTGCCAACCGCTTGCGGCGATTCCAACCGATCGAACCGGCGGTTGGACGAATACCAATAGTCGCGTTGCATCGAGCCGTTCTCTTTGGCCACCGGCGCCACCGAGATGCCATAGGTCGAACCGCGATATTCGCCGGCAAAGCCTTCGCTGCTGGCATAAA
This sequence is a window from Deltaproteobacteria bacterium. Protein-coding genes within it:
- a CDS encoding TldD/PmbA family protein is translated as MERPELTQELGREILAKAKSRGATAGDVVMVEGDSFFVTVRMGEVEKISQSGEKRLGLRLFLGNSSASASTSDISRDAIDKLIDDTVQMARATAQDPSGGLPAKELLARNVPDLALLDDAGGTLSVDERIQMALDLEKAALSHDPRITNSEGAEFSNGSGRVIYASSEGFAGEYRGSTYGISVAPVAKENGSMQRDYWYSSNRRFDRLESPQAVGKRAAERTVRRLGARKVATCEVPIIFEPEIAGSLLRNLSSAISGYALYKGASFLAGKLGEQIASENVTVIDDGTIAGALGSKPFDAEGLPISKKVIVENGKLQSYLLDTYSGKKLGMPSTGNASRSVGEPPGVSPTNFYFAAGTHGPEEIIGSVKNGFYVTELIGFGVNMVTGDYSRGAAGLWIENGKLTYPVEEVTIAGNLKEIFKNIEMVGSDLEMRGRIASPTIKISKMTVAGN